The nucleotide window GGGAGTCACTGACTACTCTCAGAAGCAACTTCGAGAAATCGTGTTTGTGGAGTTGCCAAGCGCGGGCGGAACAGTCAGCGCCAACACGCCTTTCGGAAGTGTTGAGTCAGTCAAAGCAGTTTCAGACCTGATATCACCGTTAAGCGGCACAATCGATCAAGTCAACCCAGAGGTGACGTCCAAGCCTGAAATCCTGAATGAAGACCCCTTCAACAAAGGATGGCTGCTGGTCATTACGCCTTCAAACCTGAACGCTGAACTCAGCGCTCTGATGGACTTCAACAAGTCAGTGGAATGGCACAAGAGTCTAATCGCCAAGGGCTAAAAGGCGCATAGAATTGCCGCGAAAAATTGTGATCATAGGCGCACATGCAGGCGCCGTAGACGCAGCCAGCGCTGCACGAAAAACCGATCGCACAGCCGAGATTATCCTACTTACAACTGAAAAGTACTCAGGCTATTCACGATGTGGCATCCCATTTGTCATAGGTGGACACATACCCAAACTGACCGACCTGATTGTCTATCCGTCCTCGTATTACCAAATGATGAAACTTGACCTGCGCCGAGAGACCACTGCCACAAACATCGATCCAAAGGCCAAAACAGTTGAAACCGTGGACAAAACCGGAAAGCAAGAAAACCTCCAATACGACAGCCTTGTAATTGCCACTGGAGCCAACGCGTTCATTCCACCAATCAAAGGAAAAGAAAAACAAGGCATACACACTGTTCGGACACTTGACGACGGAGAAAAGATCGATCAAGCAATACAGAGAGGCGCCAAAACCGCAGTTGTCCTAGGTGCTGGCCTAATAGGCCTCGAAGTCGCCATCGGTTTGACAGAGAGAGGCGTGAAGACAACCGTTGTCGAATTGCTGCCTCAGATCATGCCCGTTATGCTCGATGTTGACAT belongs to Candidatus Bathyarchaeia archaeon and includes:
- the gcvH gene encoding glycine cleavage system protein GcvH; the encoded protein is MVKVDGYEIPEGLYYSKDWFWAKVEGDKVRMGVTDYSQKQLREIVFVELPSAGGTVSANTPFGSVESVKAVSDLISPLSGTIDQVNPEVTSKPEILNEDPFNKGWLLVITPSNLNAELSALMDFNKSVEWHKSLIAKG